A section of the Streptomyces sp. CG1 genome encodes:
- the ilvY gene encoding HTH-type transcriptional activator IlvY, whose translation MRDGHRELRLFLHLAQSLNFGRTSMDCHVSPATLTRTVQRLEAELGHRLFDRGPRGVSLTAEGHRFRDYAVEALELWRAYREEHPDPAELTGRLAVFATVTACQALLPDLLAPFRAAHPQVRLDLRTGDAAAALARLDEGEVDVAVAGVPARLPDPLVSRTVAVTDLVLVTARDRPDPDLTGPFVLPHRGLVRDAADRWFRTRGRLPDVACEPDGHEGLLTLVALGCGTGLVPRLVLESSAVRDRLTVLPADPTPERFPIGLCVRRADLRRPLVAALWSLTAQVPV comes from the coding sequence GTGCGTGACGGCCATCGGGAGCTACGGCTGTTCCTCCATCTCGCGCAGTCGCTGAACTTCGGCCGGACGAGCATGGACTGCCATGTCAGCCCGGCGACGCTCACCCGGACCGTGCAGCGGCTGGAGGCGGAACTGGGGCACCGGCTGTTCGACCGGGGGCCGCGTGGGGTGTCCCTGACGGCCGAGGGCCATCGGTTCCGCGACTACGCCGTCGAGGCGCTGGAGTTGTGGCGCGCCTATCGCGAGGAGCATCCGGATCCGGCCGAACTCACCGGCCGGCTGGCGGTGTTCGCCACGGTGACCGCCTGCCAGGCGCTGCTGCCGGACCTGCTGGCGCCGTTCCGCGCCGCGCATCCCCAGGTGCGCCTGGATCTGCGCACCGGCGACGCGGCGGCCGCGCTGGCCCGGCTGGACGAGGGCGAGGTGGACGTGGCCGTGGCGGGTGTTCCGGCGCGGTTGCCGGATCCCCTGGTGAGCCGGACGGTCGCAGTCACCGATCTGGTGCTGGTGACCGCCCGCGACCGTCCGGACCCGGATCTCACGGGCCCGTTCGTGCTGCCGCACCGGGGGCTGGTGCGTGACGCGGCGGACCGCTGGTTCCGCACCCGAGGCCGGCTGCCGGACGTGGCCTGCGAACCGGACGGCCATGAGGGTCTGTTGACGCTGGTCGCCCTCGGTTGCGGCACGGGTCTGGTGCCCCGGCTGGTGCTGGAGAGCAGCGCGGTCCGCGACCGGCTGACCGTCCTTCCGGCGGATCCGACGCCGGAGCGGTTCCCGATCGGGTTGTGCGTACGCCGGGCGGATCTGCGGCGGCCGCTGGTGGCAGCGCTGTGGAGCCTGACGGCTCAGGTTCCGGTGTAA
- a CDS encoding ROK family protein, whose protein sequence is MSGKAEPRTAGERTTSRARLDRGRGALGPALELVHTGRAPTRAVLTAELGVTRATAGAVAAELEALGLIRVDARPAAAAGSQGRPSHRLEVAEDGPVALAAQVHADGFRAALVGLGGRIVATSPGCETVDADPVKVLGSVVEAGAELLRTAGRRCVGAGLAVPSAMAEPDGLALNPLHLPWPVGAPVRQLFAECVRAAGITGPAFAGNDVNLAALAEHRHGAGRGARDLLCVATGHRGVGGALVLDGRLHTGSSGLALEVGHLTVNPEGRPCYCGSRGCLDVEADPLALLVEAGREPGPEVSLLQQADDLLRTQYADPAVRRAAEALIDRLGLGLAGLVNILNPDRIILGGLHRTLLDTDPDRLRAVVADRSLWGQSGGVPILPCTLDHNSLVGAAELAWQPVLDDPLAALR, encoded by the coding sequence ATGAGCGGCAAGGCGGAGCCCCGGACAGCGGGGGAGAGGACCACCTCGAGAGCGCGGCTGGACCGAGGGCGCGGCGCGCTCGGACCCGCACTCGAGCTGGTGCACACCGGGCGGGCGCCGACCCGCGCCGTACTCACCGCGGAACTCGGCGTCACCCGGGCGACCGCGGGCGCGGTGGCCGCCGAGCTGGAAGCGCTCGGGCTGATCCGGGTGGACGCCCGGCCGGCCGCCGCGGCCGGCTCCCAGGGCCGGCCCTCGCACCGCCTGGAGGTCGCCGAGGACGGCCCGGTGGCGCTCGCCGCGCAGGTCCACGCCGACGGTTTCCGGGCGGCCCTGGTCGGCCTCGGCGGGCGGATCGTGGCGACCTCGCCCGGCTGCGAGACCGTGGACGCCGACCCGGTGAAGGTGCTCGGCTCGGTCGTCGAGGCGGGCGCGGAACTGCTGCGTACGGCCGGCCGCCGCTGCGTCGGCGCCGGACTCGCCGTACCGTCCGCCATGGCCGAACCAGACGGCCTGGCCCTCAACCCGCTGCACCTGCCATGGCCCGTCGGCGCCCCCGTCCGGCAGCTCTTCGCCGAGTGCGTGCGCGCGGCCGGCATCACCGGACCGGCCTTCGCGGGCAACGACGTCAACCTCGCCGCGCTCGCCGAGCACCGGCACGGCGCCGGCCGCGGCGCCCGGGACCTGCTGTGCGTGGCCACCGGACACCGGGGCGTCGGCGGTGCCCTGGTGCTGGACGGCCGCCTGCACACCGGCAGTTCGGGCCTCGCCCTGGAGGTCGGCCACCTCACCGTGAACCCGGAGGGCCGGCCCTGCTACTGCGGCAGCCGGGGCTGTCTGGACGTCGAGGCCGACCCACTGGCCCTGCTGGTCGAGGCCGGGCGCGAGCCGGGCCCCGAGGTGTCCCTGCTCCAGCAGGCCGACGACCTGCTGCGCACCCAGTACGCCGACCCGGCCGTGCGCAGGGCGGCCGAGGCCCTGATCGACCGCCTGGGTCTGGGCCTCGCCGGACTGGTCAACATCCTCAACCCCGACCGCATCATCCTCGGCGGCCTGCACCGCACCCTCCTGGACACCGACCCCGACCGGCTGCGCGCCGTGGTCGCCGACCGCAGCCTGTGGGGCCAGAGCGGCGGAGTGCCGATCCTGCCCTGCACCCTCGACCACAACAGCCTCGTCGGAGCGGCCGAACTGGCCTGGCAGCCGGTCCTGGACGATCCGCTGGCGGCGCTGCGGTGA
- a CDS encoding NUDIX domain-containing protein — MTAPGVEILPAGHIRLVETVLPELSGRHRAAMDRVWEETVRANPALFDGPVAAVTGLERDGADGLVLSWARTTYRHRALRQVPDAPVYGSLYVSVLQPADDGRVLVGRMAPSTAAPGRWQLPGGTVEPPDDGGELDLGALRAHAARELAEEIGSDTRADALSPWLTARGGRGNVGVMFTAPPRPARELYDRYAELVRTETAAGTQPEFTRIELIGSPAELERLEGPHAGLLSPLVRRYTGT; from the coding sequence GTGACCGCTCCGGGCGTGGAGATCCTGCCCGCCGGGCACATCCGCCTGGTCGAGACGGTGCTCCCGGAGCTTTCGGGGCGGCACCGCGCCGCGATGGACCGCGTGTGGGAGGAGACGGTACGCGCCAACCCGGCCCTGTTCGACGGACCGGTGGCCGCGGTCACCGGACTGGAACGGGACGGAGCCGACGGCCTGGTCCTCTCCTGGGCCCGGACCACCTACCGGCACCGGGCCCTGCGCCAGGTGCCCGACGCTCCCGTGTACGGCTCCTTGTACGTGTCCGTACTGCAGCCGGCCGACGACGGCCGGGTGCTGGTGGGCCGGATGGCGCCCTCCACCGCGGCCCCGGGCCGCTGGCAGCTGCCCGGCGGGACCGTCGAACCGCCTGACGACGGCGGAGAGCTGGACCTCGGGGCGCTGCGGGCACACGCGGCTCGCGAACTCGCCGAGGAGATCGGCTCCGACACCCGGGCCGACGCTCTCAGCCCGTGGCTCACCGCCCGGGGCGGGCGCGGCAACGTCGGCGTCATGTTCACCGCCCCGCCGCGCCCCGCGCGGGAGTTGTACGACCGATACGCGGAGCTGGTGCGGACGGAGACCGCCGCTGGCACCCAACCCGAGTTCACCCGCATCGAGTTGATCGGCTCACCCGCAGAACTGGAGCGGCTCGAAGGCCCGCACGCCGGCCTACTGTCACCGCTTGTACGCCGTTACACCGGAACCTGA
- a CDS encoding phosphotriesterase: MSRVRTVLGDIRPAELGVCDAHDHLFLRSPQLPGQELDDVPAARAELAAFRAAGGAAVVQWTPYGMGRRAADLPDLSRTTGVRLVCATGLHQAAHYDPELFASLRGRLAEVFVSELTEGIGTTGVRAGLIKVAGGFHTLDGHARWTMTAAAEAHHATGAPIAVHLELGTGALDVLDLLCGELDVPGDRVILGHLNRFPDPVPQRQAAASGCWLAFDGPSRAHHATDWRMPEAVRALAEAGFGHRLLLGGDTVVAGARSVDGGPGMPYLLRRVRPRLEEALGAELVDRVLTEHPGRAFAADWA; this comes from the coding sequence GTGAGCCGCGTCCGCACGGTCCTCGGCGACATCCGGCCCGCCGAGCTGGGCGTGTGCGACGCGCACGACCATCTCTTCCTGCGCAGCCCGCAGTTGCCGGGCCAGGAGCTCGACGACGTGCCGGCGGCGCGGGCCGAGCTGGCCGCGTTCCGGGCGGCGGGCGGAGCGGCCGTCGTGCAGTGGACGCCGTACGGCATGGGACGGCGGGCGGCGGACCTGCCGGACCTGTCCCGGACCACCGGAGTGCGGCTGGTCTGCGCCACCGGGCTGCACCAAGCCGCCCACTATGACCCGGAGTTGTTCGCCTCGCTGCGCGGCCGGCTGGCCGAGGTGTTCGTGTCCGAGCTGACCGAAGGCATCGGTACGACGGGGGTGCGCGCCGGTCTGATCAAGGTGGCGGGCGGCTTTCACACGCTGGACGGGCACGCCCGCTGGACCATGACGGCGGCGGCCGAGGCGCACCACGCCACCGGCGCGCCGATCGCCGTGCACCTGGAGCTGGGCACCGGCGCGCTGGACGTACTCGACCTGCTGTGCGGCGAGTTGGACGTGCCCGGTGACCGGGTGATCCTGGGCCATCTGAACCGCTTCCCCGACCCGGTTCCGCAGCGGCAGGCCGCCGCGTCCGGCTGCTGGCTGGCCTTCGACGGGCCCTCCCGCGCCCATCACGCCACCGACTGGCGGATGCCGGAGGCGGTACGGGCTCTGGCGGAGGCCGGGTTCGGCCACCGGCTGCTGCTCGGCGGGGACACCGTCGTCGCCGGAGCCCGCTCGGTGGACGGCGGGCCGGGGATGCCGTACCTGCTGCGCCGGGTGCGGCCCCGGCTGGAAGAGGCGCTGGGCGCGGAGCTGGTGGACCGGGTCCTCACGGAGCATCCGGGGCGGGCGTTCGCGGCCGACTGGGCGTGA
- a CDS encoding ketol-acid reductoisomerase codes for MTSTTYTSRVFPLETMDVPGGTETVLRGGRHLFPLLTKAFAGVRRIGVLGWGPQGRAQARNLRDSLAGSGITVTVGLRPGSASAADARAHGFTEADGTLGDWLAVAADSDLVLLLLADAALAAHHQEIFAVLRPGTVIGLSHGFLLGHLRATGGDFPAGHGVIAVCPKGMGDSVRRLYEQGAQVNGAGINSSFAVHADPDGRGADLALGWSVALGSPYTFRTTLESEYRSDIVGERAILLGAVHGIVESLYGRYRLAGDDEVTAYERSCENITGPIARTISRSGLRAVRDELDTAGREAFDRAYAATYGPARELVAEVYDEVADGSELRSVILAEQRLGTRPMSRIGGSPMWAAGERVRARRAARTLPVEPFTAGVFVATMTGQIDEFAERGHPWSEIVNESVIEAVDSLLPYMHARDVAYMVDNCSRTARLGARRWGPRFQAAYEQIAYPAAELLADPVLLAAFTEHPVHEALAAAAKLRPSVDISVG; via the coding sequence ATGACCTCGACCACGTACACCTCCCGTGTCTTCCCCCTCGAGACCATGGACGTGCCCGGCGGCACGGAGACCGTCCTGCGCGGCGGCCGGCACCTCTTCCCGCTGCTGACGAAGGCCTTCGCCGGCGTCCGCCGGATCGGTGTGCTCGGCTGGGGCCCGCAGGGCCGCGCGCAGGCCCGCAATCTGCGCGACTCCCTCGCCGGCAGCGGCATCACGGTCACCGTCGGCCTGCGTCCCGGCTCGGCCTCCGCCGCCGACGCCCGCGCCCACGGCTTCACCGAGGCGGACGGCACCCTCGGCGACTGGCTCGCCGTGGCCGCCGACAGCGACCTGGTCCTCCTGCTCCTCGCGGACGCCGCGCTGGCCGCCCACCACCAGGAGATCTTCGCCGTGCTCCGGCCCGGTACCGTCATCGGCCTCTCGCACGGCTTCCTCCTCGGCCATCTGCGCGCGACCGGCGGTGACTTCCCGGCCGGCCACGGTGTGATCGCCGTCTGCCCCAAGGGCATGGGCGACTCCGTGCGCCGCCTCTACGAGCAGGGCGCGCAGGTCAACGGCGCCGGGATCAACAGCAGTTTCGCCGTGCACGCCGACCCCGACGGCCGGGGTGCCGACCTCGCTCTCGGCTGGTCGGTCGCGCTCGGCTCTCCGTACACCTTCCGCACCACGCTGGAGAGCGAGTACCGCTCCGACATCGTCGGCGAACGCGCCATCCTGCTCGGGGCCGTGCACGGCATCGTGGAGAGCCTGTACGGCCGGTACCGGCTCGCCGGGGACGACGAGGTGACCGCGTACGAGCGCTCGTGCGAGAACATCACCGGACCGATCGCCCGCACCATCTCCCGCTCGGGCCTGCGCGCGGTGCGCGACGAACTCGACACCGCCGGACGGGAGGCCTTCGACCGGGCCTACGCGGCGACGTACGGCCCGGCCCGGGAACTCGTCGCCGAGGTCTACGACGAGGTCGCCGACGGTTCCGAGCTGCGCAGCGTGATCCTCGCCGAACAGCGGCTCGGCACCCGGCCGATGAGCCGGATCGGCGGCTCTCCGATGTGGGCGGCGGGCGAGCGGGTGCGGGCTCGCCGCGCCGCACGCACGCTGCCCGTCGAGCCGTTCACGGCCGGCGTCTTCGTCGCCACCATGACCGGCCAGATCGACGAGTTCGCCGAGCGCGGCCACCCCTGGTCCGAGATCGTCAACGAGTCGGTCATCGAGGCCGTCGACTCCCTGCTGCCGTACATGCACGCTCGCGACGTGGCGTACATGGTCGACAACTGCTCCCGCACGGCCCGCCTCGGCGCCCGCCGCTGGGGCCCGCGCTTCCAGGCCGCCTATGAGCAGATCGCCTACCCCGCTGCCGAACTCCTCGCAGATCCCGTCCTGTTGGCGGCCTTCACCGAACACCCCGTGCACGAGGCCCTGGCCGCGGCGGCGAAGCTCCGCCCGTCGGTGGACATCTCGGTGGGCTAG
- a CDS encoding SHOCT domain-containing protein, giving the protein MQTLASWNGGPGPWILFFPLIWAAVVIGAATVLRRTVWRGRGGPWRPMEGGRPMGDSPLAVLGRRFASGEIDEDEYWRRLSVLEEQFGRTGKGGAA; this is encoded by the coding sequence ATGCAGACCCTGGCGAGCTGGAACGGCGGGCCCGGCCCGTGGATCCTGTTCTTCCCGTTGATCTGGGCGGCCGTCGTGATCGGCGCCGCCACCGTGCTGCGCCGCACCGTCTGGCGCGGCCGCGGCGGCCCCTGGCGGCCCATGGAGGGCGGACGCCCCATGGGCGACTCGCCGCTCGCCGTGCTCGGCCGTCGCTTCGCCTCCGGCGAGATCGACGAGGACGAGTACTGGCGCCGGCTGTCCGTCCTGGAGGAGCAGTTCGGCCGTACGGGCAAGGGAGGCGCGGCATGA
- a CDS encoding ATP-binding protein, giving the protein MISHPSRHCTVELQALPSRIGQVRRIVSAQLRYWHMDPLIDRAALGVTELLSNVHRHARPDKSCTVELELAPDRLTVSVRDHDPRLPVVADAAHVLEAAPLATCGRGLAMVAAVSESWGARPDGENGKVVWFTLTAPAVARPHPVDSPRRATEPRPTPDPEPVPVRSTVPVAASAPVPVATPVPAATSVPVGTPVRTGTPVGAAAPVASVAPVPAVAGVQTPARSAVPG; this is encoded by the coding sequence GTGATCAGTCACCCAAGCAGGCACTGCACGGTGGAGCTCCAAGCCCTGCCGTCGCGGATCGGCCAGGTCCGCAGAATCGTATCTGCGCAGTTGCGCTACTGGCATATGGACCCGTTGATAGACCGAGCCGCGCTCGGTGTGACGGAGCTGCTGAGCAACGTGCACCGGCACGCCAGGCCCGACAAGTCGTGCACGGTCGAGCTGGAGCTGGCGCCGGACCGGCTCACCGTCTCGGTGCGCGACCACGATCCGCGGCTGCCGGTGGTGGCCGACGCCGCGCACGTACTGGAGGCCGCACCGCTCGCCACCTGTGGGCGGGGGCTCGCGATGGTGGCGGCGGTGAGCGAGAGCTGGGGCGCCCGGCCGGACGGCGAGAACGGCAAGGTCGTGTGGTTCACGCTGACCGCACCGGCGGTGGCGCGACCGCATCCGGTCGATTCGCCGCGCCGTGCGACGGAGCCACGGCCGACGCCGGACCCGGAGCCGGTCCCGGTACGGTCCACGGTGCCCGTGGCGGCCTCGGCACCCGTGCCGGTCGCGACGCCGGTGCCGGCCGCCACTTCGGTGCCCGTCGGCACCCCCGTGCGCACCGGGACTCCCGTCGGTGCCGCGGCGCCGGTCGCGAGCGTGGCGCCCGTTCCCGCCGTGGCCGGGGTACAGACTCCCGCCCGGTCGGCCGTTCCTGGCTGA
- a CDS encoding TetR/AcrR family transcriptional regulator gives MYSSRMSTPERLIESTRELLWERGYVGTSPKAILERAGAGQGSMYHHFKGKPDLALAAIRRSAEELRATAERALSGPGTPYERIEAYLLRERDVLRGCPVGRLTMDPDVIASVELRAPVDETIAWLRERIAGIVEEGKRQGQFAASLDGEEIGAAVLATVQGGYVLARASGSPAAFDAAVHGLLALLAPRTA, from the coding sequence ATGTACAGTAGTCGCATGAGTACCCCGGAACGACTGATCGAGTCCACCCGTGAGCTGCTGTGGGAGCGCGGGTACGTGGGCACGAGCCCGAAGGCGATCCTGGAGCGCGCGGGTGCGGGCCAGGGCAGCATGTACCACCACTTCAAGGGCAAGCCGGACCTCGCCCTGGCGGCGATCCGGCGCAGCGCCGAGGAGTTGCGCGCCACCGCCGAGCGGGCGCTGAGCGGGCCGGGCACGCCGTACGAGCGGATCGAGGCGTATCTGCTGCGCGAGCGTGATGTGCTGCGCGGCTGCCCGGTGGGCCGGCTGACCATGGACCCGGACGTGATCGCCAGCGTCGAGCTGCGCGCGCCGGTGGACGAGACGATCGCGTGGCTCCGGGAGCGGATCGCCGGGATCGTCGAAGAGGGCAAGCGGCAGGGGCAGTTCGCGGCCTCGCTGGATGGCGAGGAGATCGGTGCGGCCGTCCTCGCGACCGTGCAGGGCGGCTATGTGCTGGCCCGCGCCTCCGGCTCCCCCGCCGCCTTCGACGCCGCCGTCCACGGTCTGCTCGCCCTGCTCGCGCCCCGGACCGCCTGA
- a CDS encoding FtsX-like permease family protein, whose translation MTTTTALRTAARVVDAVKVYGGGDTAVRALDGVDVSFPAGRFTAIMGPSGSGKSTLMHCAAGLDTLTSGAAYIGDTELGALDDRRLTLLRRDRVGFVFQAFNLVPTLTVAENITLPLDLAGRRGDREWIDALIDVVGLRDRLHHRPSELSGGQQQRVAVARAFAGQPDVVFADEPTGNLDSRSGAEVLGLLGSAVREMDRTVVMVTHDPVAAAHADEVLFLAVFLGVAFLTGTLVMGDTLRASFGSMFGEATSGTDAVVRGADAITTPGEAQGVRRPVDTSLVKTIEGVPGVAAAAANIQGAGQLVGSDGKPVGGQGPPTLAGNWITDTRLNPYRLAEGRAPAKSGEVVVNRGAAKKGGLKIGDTTVLRTPDPVKVTIVGLATFGGQDGMAQVTFTGMTRADAEKYLAARPGRAAAIDVRAGPGVSQRELVRRLTPVLPGGVEAVTGQRAAQENTDMISGQFLTIFTTFLLVFSGVALLVATFSIHNTFAIVVAQRTRENALLRALGAARRQVTAAALAEACLVALTASLAGLAGGTGIAAGLQALFPAIGFPFPDGDLVIKTLSMVLPLAVGIVVCLGSALLPARRAGRTAPLAALRETAVDTSGASRPRAITGSVLGALALAMTLAGVFVTPSVWLAGLGALLALAAFVVLGPVAATTVVRLLGAPLDRLRGVTGGLARRNALRSPKRTAATASALMIGVAVVSLFTVFGASLKATMDQTVSRSFAGDVAVSSPSFGAGGSGLSPRLAPALQRLPEVDTAVGLGRGVAEVDGRGRALTVTDPAALARTFDLGTVTGSLRDLGTEGIAVTRTEADRQHLRTGDTARLTFTDGRSENFTVRAVYGRSDLAGDYVITRAAWAPHRTQDSDSLIAVTFKHGVSADAGKAAVGKVAARYGNPDVQTRDEYAQSSAGGIDMMLTLVYALLALAVVIALLGIANTLTLALHERTRELGLLRAVGQTRAQLRAMVRWESVLVAAFGTVGGLGLGAFLGWVLVKASDGASDTAFAFALPPARLAVVALVGLTAGALAGVRPSRRASRLDVLRAIATD comes from the coding sequence ATGACCACGACGACCGCACTACGGACCGCGGCCCGCGTGGTCGACGCGGTGAAGGTGTACGGCGGTGGCGACACCGCCGTACGCGCTCTGGACGGCGTCGACGTCTCCTTTCCCGCCGGACGCTTCACGGCGATCATGGGTCCCTCGGGCTCCGGCAAGTCCACCCTCATGCACTGCGCGGCCGGCCTCGACACGCTCACCTCCGGCGCCGCCTACATCGGCGACACCGAACTCGGCGCGCTGGACGACCGGCGGCTGACCCTGCTGCGCCGTGACCGGGTCGGCTTCGTCTTCCAGGCGTTCAACCTGGTGCCGACGCTGACCGTCGCCGAGAACATCACGCTCCCCCTGGACCTGGCCGGCCGGCGCGGCGACCGGGAGTGGATCGACGCGCTCATCGATGTCGTCGGGCTGCGCGACCGGCTGCACCACCGGCCTTCGGAGCTCTCCGGCGGGCAGCAGCAACGCGTCGCCGTGGCACGGGCGTTCGCGGGTCAGCCCGATGTGGTCTTCGCCGACGAGCCGACCGGGAACCTCGACTCCCGCTCCGGCGCGGAGGTCCTCGGCCTCCTCGGCTCCGCCGTACGGGAGATGGACCGTACGGTCGTCATGGTCACCCACGACCCGGTGGCCGCCGCGCACGCCGACGAGGTGCTCTTCCTCGCCGTGTTCCTCGGTGTCGCCTTCCTGACCGGCACCCTCGTCATGGGCGACACGCTGCGCGCGAGCTTCGGCAGCATGTTCGGCGAGGCCACCAGCGGCACGGACGCCGTCGTGCGCGGCGCCGACGCGATCACCACACCCGGCGAGGCCCAGGGCGTACGACGGCCGGTGGACACCTCGCTGGTGAAGACCATCGAAGGGGTCCCCGGCGTGGCGGCCGCCGCTGCGAACATCCAGGGCGCCGGCCAACTCGTGGGCTCCGACGGCAAACCGGTGGGCGGCCAGGGCCCGCCGACGCTCGCCGGGAACTGGATCACGGACACCCGTCTGAACCCGTACCGGCTCGCCGAGGGGCGCGCGCCCGCGAAGTCGGGCGAGGTCGTGGTGAACCGGGGTGCCGCGAAGAAGGGCGGCCTGAAGATCGGTGACACCACCGTCCTGCGTACTCCGGACCCGGTGAAGGTCACCATCGTCGGGCTCGCCACCTTCGGCGGCCAGGACGGCATGGCTCAGGTGACGTTCACCGGCATGACCAGGGCCGACGCCGAGAAGTACCTCGCCGCGCGACCCGGCCGGGCCGCGGCGATCGACGTGCGGGCCGGGCCCGGAGTGAGCCAGCGGGAGCTGGTGCGGCGGCTGACTCCCGTGCTCCCCGGGGGAGTCGAGGCCGTCACCGGTCAGCGGGCGGCCCAGGAGAACACGGACATGATTTCCGGTCAGTTCCTCACCATCTTCACGACCTTCCTGCTCGTGTTCTCCGGCGTGGCCCTGCTCGTCGCCACCTTCTCCATCCACAACACGTTCGCCATCGTGGTAGCCCAACGCACCCGTGAGAACGCCCTGTTGCGGGCCCTCGGCGCGGCCCGCCGCCAAGTGACCGCCGCAGCGCTCGCCGAGGCCTGCCTCGTCGCGCTCACCGCGTCCCTCGCCGGACTCGCGGGCGGGACCGGCATCGCCGCCGGACTGCAGGCGCTGTTCCCGGCGATCGGATTCCCGTTCCCCGACGGCGACCTGGTGATCAAGACCCTGTCGATGGTGCTGCCGCTCGCGGTGGGCATCGTGGTCTGCCTCGGCTCCGCGCTGCTGCCGGCCCGGCGCGCCGGACGCACCGCACCGCTCGCGGCCCTGCGCGAGACGGCTGTCGACACCTCGGGCGCCTCCCGCCCGCGCGCGATCACCGGAAGCGTCCTCGGCGCGCTCGCGCTCGCCATGACCCTCGCCGGCGTGTTCGTCACCCCGTCGGTATGGCTGGCGGGACTCGGCGCGCTGCTCGCCCTGGCTGCCTTCGTCGTCCTCGGCCCGGTCGCCGCGACGACGGTCGTACGACTGCTGGGCGCCCCCTTGGACCGGCTGCGCGGTGTGACAGGCGGGCTTGCCCGGCGCAACGCCCTGCGCAGCCCGAAGCGGACGGCGGCCACCGCGAGCGCGCTGATGATCGGCGTGGCCGTGGTCTCGCTGTTCACCGTCTTCGGTGCCTCGCTCAAGGCCACGATGGACCAGACGGTGTCCCGGTCCTTCGCCGGTGACGTCGCCGTCAGCAGTCCGTCCTTCGGTGCGGGCGGCAGCGGACTCAGCCCCCGGCTGGCCCCCGCCCTGCAGCGGCTGCCCGAGGTGGACACGGCTGTGGGGCTGGGCCGCGGGGTCGCCGAAGTGGACGGCAGGGGGCGGGCGTTGACCGTCACCGATCCAGCGGCACTCGCCCGCACCTTCGACCTCGGCACGGTCACCGGCTCGCTGCGCGACCTCGGCACGGAGGGCATCGCCGTCACCCGGACGGAGGCCGACCGGCAGCATCTGCGCACCGGCGACACCGCGCGCCTGACCTTCACCGACGGCAGGAGCGAGAACTTCACCGTCCGGGCCGTGTACGGCCGGTCGGACCTCGCGGGCGACTACGTCATCACCCGCGCCGCCTGGGCCCCGCACCGCACGCAGGACTCGGACTCTCTGATCGCCGTCACCTTCAAGCACGGGGTGAGCGCCGACGCGGGCAAGGCGGCGGTAGGGAAAGTCGCCGCTCGGTACGGCAACCCCGACGTGCAGACACGCGACGAGTACGCGCAGTCGTCGGCGGGCGGCATCGACATGATGCTCACCCTCGTCTACGCGCTGCTCGCCCTCGCGGTGGTCATCGCCCTGCTCGGCATCGCCAACACCCTGACCCTCGCGCTGCACGAACGCACCCGGGAACTGGGCCTGTTGCGCGCCGTCGGCCAGACCCGGGCCCAGCTGCGGGCCATGGTCCGCTGGGAGTCGGTCCTGGTCGCCGCGTTCGGCACGGTGGGCGGACTCGGGCTCGGCGCCTTCCTCGGCTGGGTGCTGGTGAAGGCGTCCGACGGCGCGAGTGACACGGCGTTCGCCTTCGCGCTCCCACCCGCCCGGCTCGCCGTGGTGGCCCTGGTCGGCCTCACCGCCGGCGCGCTCGCGGGCGTACGCCCGTCCCGCCGCGCGTCCCGACTGGACGTCCTCCGGGCCATCGCAACGGACTGA
- a CDS encoding DUF4865 family protein, with protein MHAMQYEFTLPADYDMGVIRSRVARVGHLLDGWDGLGIKTYLLRERGMHGSPVNQYGPFYLWNTVEGMNSFLWGGAFQGPVDDFGRPAIRQWSGLAFEEGAATGSAPAYAVRRRQPVPEGVELASFMADAVTETGRLAAEDGAVLAAAAVDTRAWELVHFSLWEHDTPKADGDVYQVLHLSAPGRDRLPRGRQW; from the coding sequence ATGCACGCCATGCAGTACGAGTTCACCCTCCCGGCGGACTACGACATGGGCGTCATCCGCTCCCGCGTCGCCCGCGTCGGGCATCTGCTGGACGGCTGGGACGGCCTCGGCATCAAGACGTACCTGCTGCGCGAGCGCGGGATGCACGGCTCGCCGGTGAACCAGTACGGGCCGTTCTACCTCTGGAACACCGTGGAGGGCATGAACAGCTTCCTGTGGGGAGGCGCCTTCCAGGGGCCCGTCGACGACTTCGGGCGGCCGGCGATACGGCAGTGGAGCGGCCTGGCGTTCGAGGAGGGCGCCGCCACCGGGTCCGCGCCCGCGTACGCCGTGCGTCGGCGCCAACCAGTACCGGAAGGCGTGGAGTTGGCGTCCTTCATGGCGGACGCGGTGACCGAGACCGGGCGGCTGGCGGCCGAGGACGGTGCGGTGCTGGCGGCGGCCGCCGTGGACACGCGCGCGTGGGAGCTGGTCCACTTCTCGCTCTGGGAGCATGACACGCCCAAAGCCGACGGGGACGTCTACCAGGTGCTGCACCTGTCCGCGCCCGGCCGGGACCGGCTCCCGCGCGGGCGGCAGTGGTGA